Proteins from a genomic interval of Rhodothermales bacterium:
- a CDS encoding DUF3047 domain-containing protein yields MRRRSLILLVPLLLWADLDAGAQTQRIDDFQAYEDGGLPTSWQYLVDRRHLVPVSEQYMAPRERFTVKSEGGNRFVRVYTEGEAVHLTLANDGERILDWNTSSHPVLSWDWRALRLPTGAREDVDRLNDTGAGVYVVFKMDGFLIKRPKAIKYTYSSSLPVGTVVSYGSLRVVVVSSAREGYGAWEHIERNVVEDYRRLFGEDPPDRPLSLRLWGDSDDTGGIGEADFDNIQVLPSR; encoded by the coding sequence ATGAGACGAAGATCCCTGATTCTACTCGTGCCGCTGCTGCTCTGGGCGGACCTGGATGCGGGGGCGCAGACCCAGCGCATCGATGATTTCCAGGCATACGAAGACGGTGGCCTGCCGACGTCGTGGCAATACCTCGTGGATCGCAGGCACCTGGTACCCGTCAGCGAACAGTACATGGCCCCTCGGGAGCGATTCACCGTCAAGAGCGAGGGCGGGAACAGGTTCGTCCGGGTGTACACGGAAGGGGAAGCCGTGCACCTTACGCTTGCCAATGACGGCGAACGCATCCTCGATTGGAATACCTCATCGCACCCGGTGCTATCATGGGACTGGCGAGCACTGAGACTGCCCACCGGAGCGCGGGAGGACGTAGATCGACTGAACGACACCGGAGCCGGGGTCTACGTGGTCTTCAAGATGGACGGCTTCCTGATCAAACGCCCCAAAGCCATCAAGTACACCTACTCATCGAGCCTGCCTGTCGGCACGGTCGTGTCGTACGGCAGTCTGCGCGTGGTGGTCGTCTCCTCTGCACGGGAGGGTTACGGTGCCTGGGAGCACATCGAACGGAACGTGGTGGAGGACTACAGGCGACTCTTCGGCGAAGACCCACCCGATCGGCCCCTCTCCCTCCGCCTCTGGGGAGACTCGGACGACACCGGGGGGATTGGTGAGGCCGACTTCGACAATATCCAGGTTCTGCCATCGCGATGA
- a CDS encoding MaoC family dehydratase, producing the protein MNPNTYDALEVGQSYSVDRLITAEDVRTFADLTGDDNPIHIDEEFAAGTRFGKTVVHGVLLLGIISKVLGRDFPGPGCIAVSISSKFLRPVPVGSTITVEVRVAEKLEKYRHIKMKVYVYLAKKMALAGEAVLIPPPPAGD; encoded by the coding sequence ATGAATCCTAACACGTACGATGCCCTGGAAGTAGGTCAGTCCTATTCAGTGGACCGACTCATTACAGCCGAAGACGTACGAACCTTTGCCGACCTGACCGGAGACGACAACCCCATCCACATTGATGAGGAGTTCGCCGCCGGGACCAGATTCGGAAAAACTGTGGTGCACGGCGTGCTGCTGCTCGGCATTATCTCGAAGGTGTTGGGTCGTGACTTCCCCGGTCCCGGCTGCATTGCAGTCTCGATCTCATCCAAGTTTCTGAGGCCTGTCCCGGTGGGTTCCACCATCACCGTAGAGGTCCGTGTCGCGGAAAAGCTCGAGAAGTACAGGCACATCAAGATGAAGGTGTACGTCTACCTCGCCAAGAAAATGGCGCTGGCGGGCGAGGCGGTGCTCATTCCGCCGCCACCGGCCGGCGACTGA
- the recF gene encoding DNA replication and repair protein RecF (All proteins in this family for which functions are known are DNA-binding proteins that assist the filamentation of RecA onto DNA for the initiation of recombination or recombinational repair.), which yields MQIRSLHIQGLRAHVDSHLAFSPGVNLIHGPNGAGKTNILEAVHYACLGKSFLASSDRYALTRGADRMQIDMEVDTERRSTEKVRLIYVPGEGKRVFVNGALLDRLVDVVGRFPVVVLAPSDHRLTEDGPDERRRFLDAMLCQASPAYLNALIAYRRVLKQRNELLSRRQHMRGEMMASYDDALVQHGSRLIARRARFVREFGEHLERAYQLMAESSEEPSIEYRGLSHLEDEPAVANVYRERLVARFDDACARGVTLTGPHRDDLIFRLDDMLVRRYASQGQHRTFVMGLKLAQYFYLEERLGERPLLLLDDVFDTLDPDRMATIARLLSGDAVGQSLVTSARADVFSEVLQFDGTRAAALAVKRYSSTESAETDETVP from the coding sequence ATGCAGATTCGCTCACTTCACATCCAGGGCCTGCGCGCTCACGTCGACTCGCACCTGGCGTTCTCGCCGGGAGTCAACCTGATCCACGGGCCAAACGGCGCGGGCAAGACCAACATTCTGGAGGCCGTGCACTATGCATGCCTGGGCAAGTCGTTTCTGGCATCATCAGACCGGTACGCTCTGACGCGCGGAGCCGATCGCATGCAGATCGACATGGAGGTGGACACGGAGCGCCGATCAACCGAAAAGGTTCGACTGATCTACGTGCCCGGCGAAGGAAAGCGGGTCTTTGTAAACGGTGCCCTACTGGATCGCCTGGTCGACGTAGTAGGCCGATTTCCAGTCGTCGTGCTCGCGCCCTCGGACCATCGGCTCACCGAGGACGGTCCGGATGAGCGTCGGCGGTTTCTCGACGCGATGCTGTGCCAGGCATCGCCCGCCTATCTGAACGCGCTGATTGCCTATCGGCGCGTCTTGAAGCAGCGTAACGAACTGCTTTCGCGGAGGCAGCACATGCGTGGGGAGATGATGGCCTCTTACGACGATGCCCTGGTGCAGCATGGCAGCCGGCTCATCGCACGCCGGGCTCGATTCGTGCGAGAGTTTGGCGAACACCTGGAGCGAGCCTATCAGCTGATGGCCGAGTCCAGCGAAGAGCCCTCCATTGAGTACCGCGGCCTTTCGCATCTCGAAGATGAGCCGGCTGTAGCGAACGTCTATCGCGAAAGACTCGTCGCTCGCTTCGATGACGCTTGCGCCCGCGGCGTCACATTGACCGGTCCGCACCGGGATGATCTGATATTTCGCCTCGATGACATGCTGGTCCGGCGCTACGCATCGCAGGGTCAGCACCGAACATTCGTCATGGGCCTCAAGCTGGCGCAGTACTTCTACCTCGAGGAACGACTCGGGGAACGGCCGCTGCTTCTCCTGGACGACGTGTTCGATACGCTCGACCCAGACCGCATGGCGACCATTGCCCGCCTGCTTTCCGGAGACGCCGTCGGCCAGTCGCTGGTGACCTCGGCGCGCGCAGATGTATTCTCCGAGGTTCTACAGTTCGATGGGACCCGTGCTGCGGCCCTGGCCGTGAAACGCTACAGTTCCACAGAATCCGCCGAGACAGATGAAACTGTTCCATAA
- a CDS encoding M48 family metalloprotease, which translates to MKLFHKLGLEKFSGAARSVLIRRLTVMLLLVAGAIELTGCVTTDRSLITGRKRAYAYSWAEEVKLGQEADQSIIAQYGLYDDPDLTHYVDSLGQVLLRFSEARAPGAPQEVRATPFTFRVLDSPVVNAFALPGGFVYVTRGLMAHLENEAQLAVVLGHEIGHVVGRHASIRAVNQTFGQALVLGGAIGGQVLLGGDAANTILQGGSTVAQLAFLSHGRDAERESDRLGVEYAIQAGYNAEESAEFFNSLKRLSGDSGSSIPSFLSTHPDPGEREQTIYELAAEWAKTHPVGKDGRDALLARVDDIVAGEDPRQGFVEANTFFHPGLAFQFPIPQGYQTINQPSQVVLIAEDERSAIRFYLESGVSTPREAAERFAAQDGLQVVQSGLGSSYGLPAQFVIVDAPDQNGNVTRARAHFVQYNGQIYGFLGFAAQADYAAREQGFVQAMQGFAPLRDPARLAVEPLRVDVRQVSQRTTFAGLVPSGGVNQFSADELAILNQLQLDTVLEVGSRVKLVR; encoded by the coding sequence ATGAAACTGTTCCATAAGCTCGGCCTCGAAAAATTCTCCGGGGCCGCCCGGTCGGTACTGATTCGCCGACTGACCGTCATGCTGCTGCTGGTTGCAGGAGCGATTGAACTTACCGGCTGCGTAACGACGGACCGCAGCCTGATTACCGGCCGAAAGCGCGCATACGCCTATTCCTGGGCTGAGGAAGTGAAACTGGGCCAGGAGGCGGATCAAAGTATCATCGCGCAGTATGGCCTGTACGACGACCCGGACCTGACGCACTATGTAGATAGCCTCGGGCAGGTCCTGCTTCGGTTCTCGGAGGCGCGAGCGCCGGGCGCACCGCAGGAGGTGCGCGCTACGCCATTCACGTTCCGGGTGCTGGACAGCCCCGTGGTCAACGCATTCGCCCTGCCGGGCGGATTCGTGTATGTCACACGCGGGCTGATGGCGCACCTGGAGAATGAGGCCCAACTCGCCGTCGTGCTTGGTCACGAAATCGGCCATGTAGTGGGCCGACATGCCTCGATCCGCGCCGTCAATCAAACGTTTGGTCAGGCGCTTGTTCTTGGAGGGGCGATAGGCGGACAGGTTCTACTCGGTGGCGATGCGGCGAATACCATTCTTCAGGGAGGAAGTACAGTCGCGCAGCTCGCATTCCTGAGCCACGGACGTGACGCCGAACGGGAATCGGACCGCCTGGGCGTCGAGTACGCCATTCAGGCCGGCTACAACGCGGAGGAGTCGGCGGAATTCTTCAATTCCCTCAAGCGGCTGTCAGGCGACAGTGGCAGCTCCATACCCTCGTTCCTGAGCACGCACCCGGATCCCGGCGAGAGGGAGCAAACCATCTATGAGCTTGCCGCAGAGTGGGCAAAGACCCATCCGGTCGGCAAGGATGGCCGCGATGCGCTCCTTGCGAGGGTAGACGACATCGTCGCAGGCGAGGACCCGCGTCAGGGTTTTGTGGAGGCCAACACGTTTTTCCATCCTGGCCTGGCCTTCCAGTTCCCCATCCCCCAGGGATATCAGACCATCAATCAGCCCAGTCAGGTGGTGCTGATCGCAGAGGACGAGCGCTCCGCCATCCGCTTCTACCTGGAGTCCGGCGTTTCCACTCCGCGCGAAGCGGCGGAGCGTTTCGCGGCGCAGGACGGGCTGCAGGTGGTGCAATCGGGCCTGGGTAGCTCCTACGGATTGCCGGCACAGTTCGTCATTGTCGACGCGCCGGACCAGAACGGAAACGTGACCCGCGCTCGTGCCCATTTCGTCCAGTACAACGGCCAGATCTACGGCTTCCTGGGATTTGCGGCGCAGGCAGACTACGCCGCCCGGGAGCAAGGCTTTGTGCAGGCCATGCAGGGCTTCGCTCCGTTGCGCGATCCGGCCCGCCTGGCAGTAGAGCCGCTTCGGGTGGACGTCCGTCAGGTATCCCAGCGCACCACGTTCGCTGGTCTGGTGCCGAGCGGCGGCGTCAACCAGTTCTCCGCAGACGAGCTGGCCATTCTGAACCAGCTGCAACTCGACACCGTGCTCGAGGTAGGGAGCAGGGTGAAGCTGGTGCGCTAG
- a CDS encoding YafY family transcriptional regulator, translating into MNRTERLFALVLLLQNRPNMSSRDLSEHFGVSRRTVFRDLRALTESGVPLTYAEEGGYEILEGYQLPPLMLTAREAATLLMGTEFMKLQSDASIRTDADQVGLKIRSVLPREVREYIDRLREKTVLDPYWIHAAQEEAKADEGRWYKLSEAVARERRVIMSYFVESRGESTRRTVDPLGLVYYTDHWNLIAFDHLRGEVRNFRLDRIEQMHVLSEGFERPEGFDLVRHLEARGVRQATKRIRLGFREEVYRRAKQGIPARLDSETTENGAVTVSFRFDNLEYVANWLLRFGTEVDVKEPKALRQALAKAARAVAEANRS; encoded by the coding sequence ATGAACCGCACAGAGCGCCTGTTTGCGCTCGTGCTGCTGCTGCAGAATCGCCCGAATATGAGCTCGCGCGACCTCTCGGAGCATTTCGGCGTGTCTCGTCGCACGGTGTTCCGGGACCTCCGGGCTCTAACGGAATCTGGTGTGCCACTGACCTACGCCGAGGAGGGCGGCTACGAAATCCTGGAAGGGTACCAGTTGCCTCCGCTGATGCTCACGGCGCGAGAGGCCGCCACGCTTCTGATGGGCACCGAGTTCATGAAGCTGCAGTCTGATGCCTCCATCCGTACCGACGCGGATCAGGTTGGGCTCAAGATCCGGTCCGTGCTGCCCCGTGAGGTTCGCGAATACATCGACCGCCTGCGGGAAAAAACGGTGCTGGATCCGTACTGGATTCATGCCGCGCAGGAGGAGGCCAAGGCAGACGAAGGTCGGTGGTACAAACTCAGCGAGGCGGTGGCGCGGGAGCGCAGGGTGATCATGTCCTACTTCGTAGAGTCCCGTGGTGAGTCGACCCGCCGCACGGTCGATCCACTCGGTCTCGTCTACTACACCGACCACTGGAATCTGATCGCCTTTGACCACCTGCGCGGCGAGGTCCGAAACTTCCGTCTCGATCGCATCGAGCAGATGCATGTGTTATCGGAGGGTTTTGAGCGCCCCGAAGGGTTCGATTTGGTTCGTCACCTGGAGGCCCGAGGTGTGCGCCAGGCCACGAAGCGCATCCGGCTCGGGTTTCGGGAAGAAGTCTACCGCAGGGCCAAACAGGGTATTCCCGCCCGTTTGGATAGTGAGACCACCGAGAACGGGGCCGTAACAGTCAGCTTTCGCTTCGACAATTTGGAATACGTCGCCAACTGGCTGCTTCGATTCGGAACCGAAGTCGATGTCAAGGAGCCCAAGGCGCTCAGGCAGGCGCTGGCCAAGGCCGCTCGGGCGGTAGCGGAAGCAAACCGCAGCTAG
- the rsmG gene encoding 16S rRNA (guanine(527)-N(7))-methyltransferase RsmG: MKHQLAVPSDPLSWVTPATQERLRLYADLLMHWNQRVNLVARSSQDRIFNHHIRHSLCLAWRTFPPGSVVLDWGTGGGLPTVPLAMSFPETQFVAVDSIGKKTAALKSMVRELGLSNVRVWQGRAEHYQDQATHCVSRATAPLAKLWKWSRPRLDVASPPVDISAPTEWTGSGQVEGWSSGLLCLKGGDLAKEIRQVRNVRVEQFDLQEIAGPSFAEKHILQVTPASR, translated from the coding sequence GTGAAACATCAGCTGGCAGTGCCCTCTGATCCCCTGTCCTGGGTCACGCCTGCGACGCAGGAGCGCCTGAGGCTCTACGCAGACTTGCTGATGCACTGGAATCAGCGGGTCAACCTGGTCGCCCGCAGTTCACAGGATCGCATTTTCAATCACCACATCCGACACAGCCTCTGTCTCGCCTGGCGGACTTTCCCGCCGGGTTCGGTTGTTCTGGATTGGGGAACGGGAGGCGGGCTTCCCACCGTGCCGCTCGCGATGTCGTTTCCGGAGACTCAATTCGTGGCCGTCGACAGTATTGGCAAGAAGACGGCTGCGCTCAAGTCCATGGTCCGTGAGCTAGGCCTGTCGAACGTTCGGGTGTGGCAGGGTCGCGCAGAGCACTACCAGGACCAGGCTACGCATTGCGTCTCGCGAGCCACTGCGCCACTGGCGAAGCTGTGGAAATGGAGTCGACCACGACTCGATGTTGCCAGCCCGCCCGTGGACATTTCGGCCCCCACTGAGTGGACAGGATCCGGCCAGGTCGAGGGGTGGTCGTCGGGTCTGCTCTGCCTGAAGGGTGGCGACCTGGCCAAAGAGATCCGCCAGGTCAGGAATGTGCGTGTCGAGCAATTCGACCTGCAGGAAATAGCCGGCCCCTCCTTTGCCGAAAAGCATATTTTGCAGGTAACGCCGGCCTCTCGCTGA
- the murQ gene encoding N-acetylmuramic acid 6-phosphate etherase has translation MSSNSRLFDELKDLATEQRNPASAEIDTLPVEDVLRVINGQDALVARAVEQEIPYIARAVELIVTAFRTGGRLIYVGAGTSGRLGVLDASECPPTFGSDPETVQGLIAGGPEAVFRSQEGAEDRKEDGARDLDAIDLQSVDVVCGIAASRRTPYVVGAVEHARTMGCATLFVTCTPRSGFNIPVDVAICPVVGPEVIMGSTRMKSGTAQKLVLNMLTTASMVRMGKVYENMMVDLQMTSAKLVERSKRTVMQVTGLGYDQVSGVLAQTGGHVKTALVMILADVALPEAKSRLDRASGFVRPAVAGDAYTPDF, from the coding sequence ATGAGCAGCAACTCGCGGCTGTTTGACGAACTCAAGGACCTTGCTACGGAGCAGCGAAATCCCGCCTCAGCGGAGATTGACACGCTTCCGGTAGAGGATGTCCTGCGGGTAATCAACGGACAGGACGCACTGGTTGCCCGGGCCGTCGAGCAGGAGATTCCATATATCGCCCGTGCGGTCGAGCTGATCGTCACGGCATTCCGCACTGGTGGTCGCCTGATCTACGTCGGCGCAGGAACGTCTGGCAGGCTTGGGGTGCTGGATGCGTCGGAATGTCCTCCCACCTTTGGGTCGGATCCGGAGACCGTGCAGGGTCTTATCGCCGGGGGCCCGGAGGCGGTGTTTCGCTCCCAGGAAGGTGCGGAGGATCGCAAGGAGGACGGAGCCCGGGACCTCGACGCGATAGACCTGCAGAGTGTCGACGTCGTATGCGGGATAGCGGCAAGTCGGAGAACGCCATATGTCGTTGGCGCCGTTGAACATGCCCGGACGATGGGGTGCGCGACGCTGTTCGTTACCTGCACCCCACGAAGTGGCTTCAACATCCCGGTGGATGTAGCGATCTGCCCGGTCGTCGGTCCAGAGGTCATCATGGGCAGTACGCGGATGAAGAGCGGCACCGCCCAGAAGCTCGTGCTTAACATGCTGACGACCGCGTCCATGGTGCGCATGGGCAAGGTCTACGAGAATATGATGGTGGATCTGCAGATGACCAGCGCCAAGCTGGTTGAGCGATCCAAGCGCACGGTTATGCAGGTGACCGGTCTTGGTTACGACCAGGTATCCGGCGTGCTTGCGCAGACCGGAGGGCACGTCAAGACGGCCCTTGTGATGATTCTCGCCGATGTCGCGCTTCCGGAAGCCAAGAGTCGGCTGGATCGAGCCTCAGGATTCGTCCGCCCCGCCGTTGCTGGTGACGCGTACACACCTGACTTCTGA
- the mfd gene encoding transcription-repair coupling factor: MSLGQSYDSIRESEAAAALRDWAADAGGGVVEVRGAAGSSLAFLLSDMVRQGHSLLCVLPDHDRAAYLTSDLQQVLKGDQQVQLLPPGDHRPFDPEHVPDPAPAIERADVLERMREGWQGAMVTAVEAFLEKVPDSSALADSTISLKSGDSLPPEALIERLVGAGFDRVEFVEQPGELALRGGILDVFPYVGDYPVRLEYFGDEIDSIREFDIHTQRSVSRLTTARLVPNLDASEHGERSPVSAYLSDDTLIVLVDPAETVEKAEALWADWVSDYDALDEQSRPRDPGYWYLDPVAFERTTLDYRRIITGAFLTERGEQVVNLAAQPQPTFNGSLAEVRKRLARNSRNGLNTTILCDSRGQEARLLELLDKDLEQFGVRVVVESLHEGFEIPDLGIALYTDHQIFNRYHRPTSRKATSKFGGISLRELQQLTPGDFVVHVDYGIGRFAGMEQIEVRGKKQEAVRLVYHNGDVLYVNVSALHKLHKYKGKEGHQPQLTKLGSGQWEKKKARTKRRVKDIARDLIKLYAKRKRSDGYAFASDSIWQRELEASFEFEDTPDQALAAEAVKTDMEDAQPMDRLVCGDVGFGKTEVAVRAAFKAVQDGKQVAVLVPTTILAAQHERTFRKRLRQFPVRIEQLSRFKSSAEQKEVLGRLAEGKVDIIVGTHRLISKDVKFKDLGLLIVDEEQRFGVGAKEKLRELRVSVDTLTLTATPIPRTLQFSLMGARDLSIIATAPPNRQPIVTEIHTFSKDLIRGAILYETGRGGQVFFIHNRVQSIYEVSDMIRSIIPDIRIVVGHGQMKGQELERVMKQFVSGKADVLVSTSIIENGLDIGNANTIIIDRASHFGLAELHQLRGRVGRSDRKAFCYLLVPSIHGLTREAKQRLQAVEEFSDLGSGFQLAMRDLDIRGAGNLLGAEQSGVIEDVGFETYHRILDEAVAELRREEFGELFGEQEAPRVGETTVEVEVDAFIPDEYLSNRVERLNIYRRIAEADSEQALKAIREELEDRFGPVLEATEGLFRSASIKLLGERLRLPRVVFKNERLFLSVPDDKADPHFYEHIFQPLLQALDGLDRRVALKESRSGRLRAIVQDVPDLDAAMEILRELDRSALPASSA, from the coding sequence GTGTCACTGGGACAGTCCTACGATAGCATCCGGGAATCCGAGGCAGCAGCCGCGCTCCGCGACTGGGCAGCCGATGCAGGCGGAGGCGTGGTGGAAGTGCGCGGAGCGGCCGGCTCGTCTCTGGCATTTCTGCTGTCGGACATGGTCAGGCAGGGCCACAGCCTGCTTTGTGTATTGCCCGACCATGACCGGGCGGCCTATCTGACGAGCGACCTGCAGCAGGTCCTCAAGGGGGATCAGCAGGTCCAGCTACTGCCGCCCGGCGACCATCGGCCGTTTGATCCTGAGCATGTACCCGATCCTGCCCCCGCCATCGAGCGAGCGGACGTCTTGGAGCGCATGCGAGAGGGGTGGCAGGGGGCCATGGTCACTGCTGTCGAGGCATTCCTGGAGAAGGTTCCAGACTCGAGTGCACTGGCTGACTCCACGATTTCCCTCAAATCCGGGGACAGCCTTCCGCCGGAAGCCCTGATTGAACGCCTGGTCGGGGCCGGTTTTGACCGCGTGGAGTTTGTCGAGCAGCCTGGCGAGTTGGCCCTTCGCGGCGGAATTCTGGACGTCTTTCCCTACGTAGGCGACTACCCTGTGCGGCTCGAGTATTTCGGGGACGAAATCGACTCGATTCGGGAGTTCGATATCCACACTCAGCGGTCCGTCAGCAGGCTGACCACGGCCCGGCTCGTACCCAATCTGGATGCCTCCGAGCATGGAGAGAGGTCTCCCGTCTCTGCGTACCTGTCGGACGATACCCTGATCGTGCTTGTTGACCCCGCCGAAACCGTCGAGAAGGCTGAGGCCCTGTGGGCGGACTGGGTATCCGACTACGATGCCCTGGACGAGCAGTCTCGCCCCCGGGATCCGGGCTACTGGTACCTGGATCCGGTCGCCTTCGAGCGTACGACCCTCGACTACCGTCGAATTATCACGGGTGCCTTTCTGACGGAACGAGGCGAACAGGTGGTCAATCTGGCCGCACAGCCCCAGCCAACCTTCAACGGCTCACTGGCTGAAGTACGGAAGCGTCTGGCTCGCAATAGTCGAAACGGCCTGAACACCACCATTCTCTGTGATTCGCGGGGGCAGGAAGCCAGGCTTCTTGAGTTGCTGGACAAGGACCTGGAGCAGTTCGGGGTGCGCGTGGTGGTCGAGTCTCTGCACGAGGGGTTTGAGATTCCCGACCTCGGCATCGCCCTGTACACCGACCACCAGATCTTCAATCGGTACCACCGGCCAACCTCTCGCAAGGCGACAAGCAAGTTCGGGGGCATCTCGCTGAGGGAGCTGCAACAGCTGACCCCGGGCGACTTTGTGGTTCATGTCGACTACGGCATTGGCCGGTTTGCCGGCATGGAACAGATCGAGGTCCGTGGGAAGAAGCAGGAGGCGGTCCGTCTCGTGTACCACAACGGGGATGTGCTGTACGTCAATGTCAGCGCCTTGCACAAGCTCCACAAGTACAAGGGCAAGGAGGGGCATCAGCCTCAGCTCACCAAGCTGGGCTCAGGGCAGTGGGAGAAGAAGAAGGCGCGCACAAAACGCCGCGTCAAGGATATAGCCCGCGATTTGATCAAGCTGTACGCGAAGCGCAAGCGCTCCGACGGATACGCATTTGCCTCCGATTCCATCTGGCAGCGAGAACTCGAGGCCTCCTTCGAGTTTGAGGACACGCCCGATCAGGCCCTGGCCGCAGAAGCCGTAAAGACCGACATGGAGGATGCACAGCCCATGGATCGGCTGGTATGTGGGGATGTCGGCTTTGGAAAGACTGAAGTTGCCGTGCGAGCGGCCTTCAAAGCGGTGCAAGACGGAAAGCAGGTGGCGGTGCTCGTGCCGACGACCATTCTGGCAGCGCAGCATGAACGCACGTTCCGGAAGCGCCTTCGGCAGTTTCCGGTGCGCATCGAACAGCTCTCCCGGTTCAAGTCCAGCGCTGAGCAGAAGGAGGTGCTGGGCAGGCTGGCCGAGGGCAAAGTCGACATCATCGTCGGCACCCATCGCCTGATTTCGAAGGACGTCAAGTTCAAGGATCTCGGGCTGCTCATCGTCGACGAGGAGCAGCGCTTCGGTGTAGGCGCCAAGGAGAAGCTGCGAGAACTGCGCGTCAGCGTCGACACGTTGACACTCACCGCCACCCCAATCCCGCGCACGCTCCAGTTCTCGTTGATGGGGGCGAGAGATCTCTCCATTATTGCGACCGCTCCGCCAAACCGGCAGCCCATCGTCACAGAGATCCACACCTTCAGCAAGGACCTTATTCGCGGCGCCATCCTGTACGAAACCGGGCGCGGAGGACAGGTTTTCTTCATTCACAATCGTGTCCAGTCCATCTACGAGGTTTCGGACATGATTCGCTCCATCATTCCGGACATCCGGATTGTGGTCGGCCACGGTCAAATGAAGGGCCAGGAGCTGGAGCGGGTGATGAAGCAATTCGTCTCCGGCAAGGCAGATGTACTCGTATCGACCTCAATCATTGAAAATGGGCTCGATATCGGAAATGCCAATACCATCATCATTGACCGGGCGAGTCACTTCGGCCTTGCTGAACTCCACCAGCTGCGCGGTCGGGTAGGCCGCTCGGATCGAAAGGCCTTCTGTTACCTGCTGGTCCCGTCCATACACGGCTTGACCCGTGAGGCAAAGCAGCGGCTGCAGGCCGTGGAGGAGTTTTCCGACCTCGGCTCCGGTTTCCAACTCGCCATGCGCGATCTCGATATCCGAGGAGCCGGCAATCTGCTGGGGGCCGAACAGAGTGGGGTAATCGAAGACGTCGGGTTCGAGACGTATCACCGCATTCTGGATGAGGCTGTGGCGGAGTTGAGACGCGAAGAGTTTGGCGAACTGTTTGGAGAGCAGGAGGCACCCCGGGTAGGGGAAACGACCGTGGAAGTCGAGGTCGACGCATTCATTCCGGACGAGTACCTCTCCAACCGGGTCGAGCGCCTGAATATCTACCGCCGTATTGCCGAGGCCGACAGCGAGCAGGCTCTCAAGGCAATTCGGGAAGAGCTTGAGGACCGTTTCGGACCGGTTCTCGAGGCTACGGAGGGGCTCTTTCGATCTGCGTCCATCAAGTTGCTGGGCGAACGCCTCCGTCTTCCGCGGGTGGTCTTCAAGAACGAGCGGTTGTTCCTCTCTGTCCCCGACGACAAGGCTGACCCCCACTTTTACGAGCACATTTTCCAGCCATTGTTGCAGGCACTGGACGGACTGGATCGACGCGTGGCACTGAAGGAGTCCAGGAGCGGGCGTCTGCGGGCCATCGTGCAGGATGTGCCCGATCTGGATGCGGCGATGGAGATCCTGCGGGAGTTGGATCGATCAGCGCTTCCGGCTTCTTCGGCCTGA